In the Colletotrichum lupini chromosome 1, complete sequence genome, one interval contains:
- a CDS encoding WD repeat domain-containing protein — MHRYIPRRDGTPLSEKIRMKQDHQPRPTISPACRPVPAPVSVVGPSVLSPTSYKRPSPASSTPCRRIRTNFFGPRPKEEEEHQRHEERLAEALDIDKAAKILDFRVRPARALRTEYTTQAIASSTDSIKLQRSLPAAPYKVLQAPGLEDDYYRSPLAYSSTCRCLAVALGNTVYRWSEWHDPQPVYRTPHQRHTSLTSLSFSSTEGNKAILAFARKDGYFGLLSFIDEMLPRFWFYHPFPIDATVPTEDLLVGDGRGNILHYIVEWPSLWEVSRDTWFGKVTPVAKIAAHTSQICALVWSPDGQDFVSGSNDNTACYFEIQRLDKQHRDHNSSRTQTRKSRRSKSDWSLPGRDNMYSRPKEYETSGNGSSPGVETMFDVTPISTTIEAGVIGGIPRTIQAPTEDLRVFKRGMETHCWRHEAAIKAIAFCPWQNGLVATGGGLGDKCIHFFHTTSSTPLATIDVGAQVTSLIWSTTRREIAATFGYSHGYAQTEHPYRLIVFSWPSCRQVGAIAWAGGPRALYAIPYPGGPSDALKGSRTAKEGTIVVASSDETLKFHEVWQDKPKSTTGGAVGMLGGSDILEALGIVKFTSNVKSALFTYKGGVHASSTWKVDVTSKPPEALIPQAPLKAYRLKDPCHYGAAYIHRNVTHSPCCGRPDVLSACLTTPVSVHPPVPQRMNTSKTSPESATTPDHSGTTFAPIVIPSNLNLLLVNSAIHYEHRSAITKNMSTLNQLYLLADHVKLSLLERQRALSLNLDADTQDGHISRSLDQFKDGLEALDAEAKRLQGTGDERTDVQAGIFSEFCARASAALNITDSLPALQKQFSDLTSQFHGFSNPSTSSTTTSPNDPSLAADFDAAQSTKPLKGSLRGLPGGAAAANNSKTVRFTDSPGAAAAAAEEDAAAAALFGPGRYRDDPADTAGYRDQAEGMDNQQIHAYHSQIMRDQDDHLDRLGESIGRQRELSMQIGDELDSHVAMLDEVDEVVDRHQGRLDRARRSLGKVARDAGENKQMMTIVVLIIILSCTGSLSLIFVCFVGVSLFGLGPVLKERANVTEWLIHILVMYHHERECAPAKGTHLEEFHLHFAIIEPSYMHSDPPNLEATKVAQVRILDGPLSLLSLSNMIPISRYSGGTAVMASLYKAKPHFVTTCQSWPRRHVILHIFNIELLP; from the exons ATGCATCGCTACATCCCTCGACGAGACGGAACTCCCCTCTCTGAAAAGATCCGCATGAAGCAAGACCATCAGCCACGGCCTACTATATCGCCTGCCTGCCGTCCCGTCCCCGCTCCCGTCTCCGTCGTTGGACCGTCGGTCTTGTCCCCAACTTCTTACAAGCGCCCCTCTCCGGCCTCGTCTACTCCCTGTAGACGAATTAGAACAAATTTCTTTGGGCCACGGCcgaaggaagaggaggaacaCCAACGACACGAAGAGAGATTGGCTGAAGCCTTGGACATCGATAAGGCTGCCAAGATCCTCGATTTCAGGGTTCGGCCGGCCCGAGCACTGAGGACAGAGTATACAACCCAGGCAATCGCATCTTCCACGG ACTCAATCAAATTACAACGCAGCCTGCCAGCGGCGCCGTACAAAGTCCTCCAAGCGCCGGGCCTCGAGGATGACTATTACCGCTCGCCCTTGGCCTACTCTTCTACCTGCCGATGCTTAGCTGTGGCTCTGGGAAACACCGTCTACCGATGGTCGGAATGGCATGATCCCCAGCCTGTCTACCGCACTCCTCACCAGCGACATACGAGCCTGACATCTCTGTCATTTTCCTCAACCGAGGGAAACAAGGCCATTCTGGCCTTTGCACGCAAGGACGGTTACTTTGGTCTTCTGTCGTTCATTGACGAAATGCTTCCGCGGTTTTGGTTTTACCACCCGTTTCCGATCGA TGCTACAGTGCCAACAGAGGACCTTCTGGTTGGCGATGGTCGAGGAAACATCCTGCACTATATCGTTGAGTGGCCCAGCTTGTGGGAGGTATCCCGTGACACTTGGTTTGGTAAAGTGACGCCCGTTGCCAAGATTGCAGCGCATACCTCGCAGATTTGTGCACTAGTCTGGTCTCCCGATGGTCAAGACTTTGTTTCCGGGAGCAACGACAACACGGCCTGCTACTTTGAGATACAACGATTGGACAAACAGCACAGGGACCACAACTCATCCAGGACTCAGACCCGTAAAAGCCGCCGGTCAAAAAGTGATTGGAGCCTGCCAGGAAGAGATAACATGTACTCTCGACCAAAAGAGTATGAAACGAGCGGCAATGGATCGAGCCCCGGCGTGGAGACCATGTTCGACGTCACTCCGATAAGTACAACAATCGAGGCTGGTGTTATTGGAGGCATCCCTAGAACGATACAAGCGCCTACAGAGGACTTGCGAGTGTTCAAAAGAGGAATGGAAACGCACTGTTGGCGACATGAGGCTGCAATAAAGGCAATCGCATTCTGCCCCTGGCAGAACGGGCTCGTTGCCACCGGCGGCGGCTTGGGTGACAAGTGCATCCACTTCTTCCACACGACGTCTAGCACACCACTGGCCACCATCGATGTCGGTGCGCAGGTCACCTCATTGATCTGGTCTACGACACGGCGGGAAATAGCAGCTACGTTTGGCTACAGCCATGGCTATGCGCAAACCGAGCACCCATATCGTCTTATTGTCTTCAGCTGGCCGTCTTGTCGGCAAGTCGGAGCTATTGCTTGGGCGGGTGGCCCACGGGCCTTATACGCCATTCCGTACCCAGGAGGACCATCAGATGCACTCAAGGGAAGTCGTACGGCAAAAGAAGGAACCATTGTCGTGGCATCGAGCGACGAGACTCTCAAGTTTCATGAAGTCTGGCAGGACAAGCCAAAATCGACTACCGGAGGCGCCGTTGGGATGTTGGGCGGTAGTGACATTCTCGAGGCACTTG GAATCGTCAAGTTTACAAGCAATGTCAAGTC AGCCCTATTTACATACAAAGGTGGAGTGCATGCATCATCAACCTGGAAGGTCGAC GTGACCTCCAAACCACCGGAGGCGCTAATACCCCAGGCACCCTTGAAAGCATACCGACTCAAAGACCCCTGTCACTACGGCGCCGCCTACATACACAGAAACGTAACTCACAGTCCTTGTTGCGGACGACCTGACGTCCTGAGCGCTTGTCTCACAACCCCCGTCTCCGTCCATCCCCCCGTTCCCCAGCGCATGAACACCTCCAAAACCTCCCCCGAATCCGCAACCACTCCGGACCATTCAGGAACAACGTTTGCACCCATCGTCATCCCTTCCAATCTAAACCTCCTGCTTGTGAACTCTGCCATCCACTACGAGCATCGGTCGGCAATC ACCAAGAACATGTCCACCCTGAACCAGCTTTACCTGCTCGCCGACCACGTCAAGCTCTCCCTCCTGGAGCGCCAGCGCGCCCTGTCGCTCAACCTCGACGCCGACACCCAGGACGGACACATCTCTCGCTCGCTCGACCAATTCAAAGATGGCCTGGAAGCATTAGACGCCGAGGCCAAGCGCCTGCAGGGTACCGGCGATGAGAG AACCGACGTTCAGGCCGGAATTTTCTCCGAGTTCTGCGCGAGAGCATC CGCCGCCCTGAACATCACCGACTCCCTCCCCGCGCTGCAGAAGCAATTCTCAGACCTGACCTCCCAATTCCACGGGTTCTCGAACCCCTCCACCTCCTCCACCACAACCTCGCCAAACGACCCCTCCCTCGCCGCCGACTTTGACGCCGCCCAGTCCACGAAACCCCTCAAGGGCTCCCTTCGGGGCCTCCCCGGcggtgccgccgccgcaaaCAACAGCAAGACCGTCCGCTTCACCGATTCCCCCGgcgccgcagcagcagcagccgaagaagacgccgccgccgcagcaCTCTTCGGCCCCGGCCGGTACCGCGACGACCCGGCCGACACGGCGGGCTACCGCGACCAGGCCGAGGGCATGGACAACCAGCAGATCCACGCGTACCACTCGCAAATCATGCGCGACCAGGACGACCACCTGGACCGGCTGGGCGAGTCCATCGGGCGGCAGAGGGAGCTGAGCATGCAGATCGGCGACGAGCTCGACTCGCACGTCGCCATGCTGGACGAGGTGGACGAGGTCGTGGACCGGCACCAGGGCCGGCTCGACCGGGCGCGCCGGTCGCTGGGGAAGGTCGCGCGGGACGCTGGGGAGAATAAGCAGATGATGACGATTGTCGTGCTCATCATCATTCTG TCATGCACGGGCAGCCTCTCTTTGATTTTTGTCTGTTTCGTTGGGGTTTCCCTCTTTGGTTTGGGACCCGTCCTC AAGGAGAGGGCCAACGTAACTGAATGGTTGATCCACATTTTGGTAATGTATCACCATGAACGTGAATGCGCTCCTGCAAAAGGTACGCATTTGGAAGAGTTTCATCTTCATTTTGCCATCATTGAGCCTTCATATATGCACTCCGACCCACCGAATCTCGAAGCCACCAAAGTA GCCCAGGTTCGAATCCTGGATGGACCTCTCTCCCTTTTGTCACTTTCGAATATGATTCCAATCTCGCGATA TTCAGGCGGTACTGCTGTGATGGCTTCACTCTATAAGGCCAAGCCTCACTTTGTTACAACATGCCAGTCTTGGCCCCGACGCCATGTCATTCTGCACATATTCAACATAGAATTGCTTCCAtaa
- a CDS encoding metallophosphoesterase domain-containing protein yields MPLSRSSSGLDAILNRPEDDGIATRLLSSPLSTGARYLYDSFPVSHPVTYGSGSGNDKNDDAVTVVCVSDTHNTKPRLPPGDILVHAGDLTASGTRRELREALGWIRAQPHRFKVVVAGNHDLCLDKGYGKGIKLGGRSRDGEGSSMSRRDGEDDDDDDGSPLGWGDIIYLNRTATTLTIPPRRLDDGDRTYAGREIRVYGSPYTPRHGNWAFQYPRSGGAAPYCSSSSSSLRTTDVDNATSDPWRGTIPPGTDVLVTHAPPKGHMDDPRGHWGCEMLLAEVWRARPRLHVFGHVHCGRGREAVAFDGLQAAYEAVVLLEAEAFAVVASGGGGGVGVNIGRRVGNVVMAWFKALLALGWCLLVWGWVLWWHGGRRGTGRTVFVNAAAVGGVRDRLVREAIVVRI; encoded by the coding sequence ATGCCACTCTCCCGCTCCTCATCCGGCCTGGACGCCATCCTCAACCGCCCAGAAGACGACGGGATAGCAACCCGTCTCCTCTCCAGCCCCCTCTCGACAGGTGCGAGATACCTCTACGACTCTTTCCCCGTTTCGCACCCCGTGACGtacggcagcggcagcggcaacgACAAAAACGACGACGCCGTGACCGTGGTCTGCGTCTCGGACACGCACAACACCAAACCGCGCCTGCCGCCGGGCGACATCCTCGTGCACGCGGGCGACCTCACGGCCTCGGGCACGAGGAGGGAGCTGCGGGAGGCGCTGGGGTGGATCCGGGCGCAGCCTCACCGGTTCAAGGTCGTCGTGGCGGGGAATCACGATCTGTGTTTGGATAAGGGGTATGGCAAGGGGATCAAGCTTGGTGGACGGTCACGGGACGGCGAGGGCAGCTCGATGTCACGCAGAGATGgtgaagacgacgacgacgacgacggctCACCTCTGGGCTGGGGCGACATCATCTACCTAAACCGCACAGCAACGACGCTCACGATACCCCCGCGCCGTCTCGACGACGGGGACAGGACGTACGCTGGCCGCGAGATTCGCGTCTACGGCAGTCCGTATACGCCGCGGCACGGCAACTGGGCCTTTCAGTACCCGCGCTCCGGCGGCGCCGCCCCCTAttgctcctcctcctcctcttccttgcGCACGACAGACGTCGACAACGCCACCTCCGACCCCTGGCGCGGCACGATCCCTCCCGGGACAGACGTTCTCGTCACCCACGCGCCGCCAAAGGGCCACATGGACGACCCGCGCGGCCACTGGGGGTGCGAAATGCTCCTGGCCGAAGTCTGGCGGGCGCGGCCGCGTCTGCACGTCTTTGGGCACGTGCACTGCGGTCGCGGGCGGGAGGCGGTGGCGTTTGACGGGTTGCAGGCGGCGTATGAGGCGGTTGTCTTGTTGGAGGCCGAGGCTTTTGCCGTGGTTGCtagcggtggtggtggtggtgttggaGTTAATATCGGTCGTCGTGTAGGCAATGTGGTGATGGCGTGGTTCAAGGCCTTGCTTGCTCTGGGTTGGTGTTTGCTGGTCTGGGGATGGGTGCTGTGGTGGCATGGGGGACGGAGGGGTACGGGGAGGACTGTGTTTGTgaatgctgctgctgttggggGCGTTCGGGATCGTTTGGTGCGGGAGGCTATCGTTGTGAGGATATAG
- a CDS encoding geranylgeranyl transferase type-2 subunit alpha: MESHGIARTARKPRTEAQLQADLAKIANLRALEDALLRASPRPADPADPATLALTTKLLRLNPEHYTAWNVRRRCLTCGSLSRPSPGPSPSAPPASSSAACTPPPSSAAASPSSSTVIPPGHASPPVPGSGKSGTTADEQLPPPPPVNDEKVVDTLKNELMFTIPLLLEFPKSYWIWKYRSWLLQQAIDILPKPIARRIWEEELGLVSKMLTKDRRNFHAWGYRRKVVATLESAALDGASLVEAEFAYTTKMINTDLSNFSAWHNRSNLIPRLLEERGADDAARQKFLEDELDLVREALNVGPEDQSLWFYHHFLVQNMTEPDGRPKIAPSLSSTEKASYVRREIADIKDLLEDYDDITWIYKALLDYMRALPRVEGRELNEEETEELQTWMTKVRQLDPMRNGRWTDLEKECSLL, translated from the exons ATGGAAAGC CACGGCATAGCCCGCACAGCCCGGAAACCACGAACCGAAGCCCAGCTCCAGGCCGACCTCGCAAAGATCGCCAACCTCCGCGCCCTCGAAGACGCCCTCCTCCGCGCCTCGCCGCGGCCCGCCGACCCGGCCGACCCGGCCACCCTCGCCCTGACCACGAAGCTCCTGCGCCTGAACCCGGAGCACTACACGGCATGGAACGTCCGCAGGCGCTGCCTAACCTGTGGATCATTATCAAGACCCTCGCCTGGGCCGTCGCCGTCGGCGCCGCCCGCGAGTTCATCAGCAGCATGCACTCCGCCTCCGTCCTCCGCCGCTGCGTCGCCCTCTTCCTCGACCGTGATCCCGCCAGGCCACGCGTCCCCACCGGTCCCAGGGAGTGGGAAGAGTGGTACAACAGCTGATGAgcagctgccgccgccgccgccggtcAACGACGAAAAGGTGGTCGACACCCTCAAGAACGAGCTCATGTTCACGATCCCCCTCCTTCTGGAGTTCCCAAAGAGCTACTGGATCTGGAAATACCGCTCCTGGCTCCTCCAGCAGGCTATCGATATACTACCCAAACCCATCGCCCGTCGCATATGGGAGGAGGAGCTCGGCCTGGTCTCCAAGATGCTGACCAAGGACCGCCGCAATTTCCACGCCTGGGGCTACCGGCGCAAAGTCGTCGCCACCCTCGAAAGCGCGGCGCTCGACGGCGCGAGCCTGGTCGAGGCCGAGTTCGCGTACACGACAAAGATGATCAACACGGACCTGTCCAACTTCTCGGCGTGGCATAACCGCTCCAACCTGATACCCCGCCTGCTAGAGGAGCGCGGCGCCGACGACGCGGCGCGGCAAAAGTTTCTGGAAGACG AGCTCGATCTCGTCCGTGAAGCACTAAACGTGGGCCCAGAAGACCAGTCTCTCTGGTTCTACCACCATTTCCTTGTCCAGAACATGACCGAGCCAGATGGCCGGCCCAAGATCGCGCCGAGTCTGTCAAGTACGGAAAAGGCATCCTACGTGAGGCGGGAGATTGCAGATATCAAGGACCTTTTGGAAGACTACGATGACATTACGTGGATATACAAGGCGCTGCTGGACTACATGAGGGCGCTGCCGCGCGTTGAAGGAAGAGAACTCAACGAAGAAGAGACGGAAGAATTACAAACGTGGATGACCAAAGTGCGCCAGCTGGACCCTATGCGTAATGGGCGTTGGACGGACCTCGAGAAGGAGTGTAGTCTACTCTAG
- a CDS encoding histidine acid phosphatase gives MASSTFFPRRPIGSPAAWLKSLLIVASFLIFVQLALPHIMAPKASALLAGLAVFGTGTGSSAGGVVNAAGGVDLSWYAPARTEVNNLTAVINGKGVWGFIYDTSETPDDRYGQYNWCNMPHVRKTEYVKPSVEYELKYVELVHRHHKRTPYASNAFPVEPYQWNCDDQGLFYYGEPFASSNKPAKTYWKVYISPVNPFVPAGWIGTCQFPQITAQGLDDSWVHGADLYGVYHDLLGFIPGHDTVNSPEWHRKIKYRVTNNQITSQVAGMVVNGMWAATDSLQLNIQAAGVDSLEPQYPCPAGYALFNRIRSASNAAWAQHLAAAGPLYAVLDDISGVPADDEGFHASLDHYYDNLSARQCHDKPFPCKLVGGANSTTCVTQDLADAAYRLGHWEYSQLYRDSPDSLAASVAAWGVWVAELAVHLRAVVDGTSETIYFHNVAHDGSVSRLLSILQLDHMVWPGMGSEVVFELYKKRGADDGGEGGAAKSPPAAASTSTPGSVESGWYVRVLWGGQVLKSSHPALGLMDMVPVETLLSYFDGLVGENASLIKGKCAS, from the exons ATGGCTTCCTCAACTTTTTTCCCGAGAAGGCCCATCGGGTCGCCGGCCGCCTGGCTAAAGTCCCTCCTCATCGTTGCTAGTTTCCTCATCTTTGTCCAACTTGCCCTCCCCCATATCATGGCGCCCAAGGCTTCCGCTCTGTTGGCCGGCCTTGCTGTCTTCGGCACCGGCACCGGCAGCAGCGCCGGCGGTGTCGTGAATGCAGCTGGCGGTGTTGATCTGAGCTGGTACGCGCCCGCTCGCACAGAGGTCAATAATTTGACCGCCGTGATCAACGGCAAGGGTGTCTGGGGTTTCATTTATGACACCTCGGAGACTCCCGACGACAGGTACGGGCAGTACAACTGGTGCAACATGCCGCATGTGCGCAAGACGGAGTATGTGAAGCCGTCGGTTGAGTACGAGCTCAAGTACGTGGAATTA GTTCACCGCCACCACAAACGCACGCCCTACGCCTCCAACGCCTTCCCCGTGGAGCCCTACCAGTGGAACTGCGACGACCAAGGACTCTTCTATTACGGCGAGCCCTTTGCCAGCAGCAACAAGCCGGCAAAGACCTACTGGAAGGTCTACATCTCCCCCGTCAATCCCTTCGTCCCCGCGGGCTGGATAGGAACCTGCCAGTTTCCCCAGATCACCGCCCAGGGCCTCGACGACTCCTGGGTTCACGGCGCCGACCTCTACGGCGTCTACCACGATCTCCTAGGCTTCATCCCCGGCCATGACACCGTCAACTCGCCCGAGTGGCACCGCAAGATCAAGTACCGCGTCACCAACAACCAAATCACCAGCCAGGTCGCCGGCATGGTCGTCAACGGCATGTGGGCCGCCACCGACTCCCTCCAGCTCAACATCCAGGCCGCCGGCGTCGACTCCCTCGAACCGCAGTACCCCTGCCCCGCCGGCTACGCCCTCTTCAACCGCATAAGATCCGCCTCCAACGCCGCCTGGGCCCAGcacctcgccgccgccggcccCCTCTACGCCGTTCTCGACGACATCTCGGGCGTCCCCGCCGACGACGAGGGCTTCCACGCCTCGCTGGACCACTACTACGACAACCTCTCCGCCCGCCAGTGCCACGATAAGCCCTTCCCCTGCAAGCTCGTCGGCGGCGCCAACTCCACCACCTGCGTCACGCAGGACCTTGCCGACGCCGCCTACCGCCTGGGCCACTGGGAGTACTCCCAGCTCTACCGCGACAGCCCCGACTCCCTCGCCGCCAGCGTCGCGGCGTGGGGCGTCTGGGTCGCCGAGCTCGCCGTCCACCTGCGCGCCGTCGTCGACGGCACGAGCGAGACAATCTACTTCCACAACGTCGCGCACGACGGCTCCGTCTCGCGGCTGCTGTCTATTCTGCAGCTCGACCACATGGTCTGGCCCGGCATGGGCTCCGAGGTCGTCTTTGAGCTGTACAAGAAGCGCGGGGCGGACGACGGCGGCGAAGGCGGCGCCGCCAAGAGCCCTCCCGCGGCCGCATCCACATCCACGCCTGGCTCGGTTGAGAGTGGCTGGTACGTCAGAGTCCTCTGGGGCGGCCAGGTCCTCAAGTCGTCCCATCCGGCACTGGGCCTGATGGATATGGTACCCGTCGAGACGCTGCTGTCGTACTTTGATGGGTTGGTAGGAGAGAACGCCAGCCTGATCAAGGGCAAATGCGCGTCTTGA